The following are encoded together in the Anoplopoma fimbria isolate UVic2021 breed Golden Eagle Sablefish chromosome 9, Afim_UVic_2022, whole genome shotgun sequence genome:
- the wdr83os gene encoding protein Asterix, producing the protein MSFNNMADPRRQNKILRYKAPSTDSNPTLEDPTPDYMNLLGMIFSMCGLMLKLKWCAWIAVYCSFISFANSRSSEDTKQMMSSFMLSISAVVMSYLQNPQPMSPPW; encoded by the exons ATGTCTTTTAACAACATGGCAGACCCTAGGAGACAGAATAAGATCCTGAG GTACAAAGCCCCCAGCACAGACAGTAATCCCACCCTGGAGGACCCCACGCCGGACTACATGAACCTGCTCGGCATGATCTTCAGCATGTGTGGACTGATGCTGAAG CTGAAGTGGTGCGCCTGGATCGCAGTCTACTGCTCCTTCATCAGCTTCGCAAACTCCAGAAGCTCGGAGGACACCAAACAGATGATGAGCAGCTTCAT GCTGTCCATCTCCGCCGTCGTGATGTCATACCTGCAGAACCCTCAGCCAATGTCGCCGCCATGGTAA
- the wdr83 gene encoding WD repeat domain-containing protein 83, whose amino-acid sequence MSFPQPKPQAPQLPQHLLRTIDCLQGAVRAVRFNADGNYLLSCGSDKSLKLWSVSRGTLLKTYSGHGYEVLDADGSYDNSMLCSCSSDKSLILWDVATGQVTRKLRGHAGRVNCVQFNEEATVILSGSLDGTVRCWDTRSRRFEPIQVLDEATDSVSSLKVAQHELLTGSVDGRVRRYDLRMGQLHVDFISSPITCVCFSQDGQCTLSSSLDSTVRLLDKSTGEMLGEYTGHKMKGYKLDCCLSSKDTHVLSCSEDGHVYCWDLVEGSLSLKLRVGKAVVQSLSFHPTETCLLTAMEGQVQVWGAEPEETEEDEMAT is encoded by the exons ATGTCGTTCCCTCAGCCCAAACCTCAGGCTCCTCAGCTCCCCCAACATCTGCTCAGGACCATCGACTGTCTGCAGGGAGCTGTGAGGGCCGTCCGCTTCAACG CTGATGGGAACTACCTGCTGTCTTGTGGCAGTGACAAATCTCTGAAGCTGTGGAGTGTGAGCCGCGGCACACTGCTGAAGACGTACAGCGGCCATGGATACGAGGTCCTGGACGCCGACGG TTCCTATGACAACAGCATGCTGTGCTCCTGCAGCTCTGATAAGTCGTTGATCCTGTGGGACGTCGCCACGGGCCAGGTCACACGCAAACTCAGAGGTCACGCTGGG AGAGTCAACTGTGTCCAGTTCAACGAGGAGGCCACTGTCATCTTGTCTG GGTCCCTCGATGGGACGGTTCGGTGCTGGGACACCAGGTCCAGAAGGTTCGAGCCCATCCAGGTTCTAGACGAGGCGACGGACAGCGTCAGCAGCCTGAAGGTGGCACAGCACGAGCTGCTTACCGG GTCGGTGGACGGCAGAGTGAGGCGCTACGACCTCAGAATGGGGCAGCTGCACGTTGACTTCATCAGCA GTCCcatcacatgtgtgtgtttcagtcagGACGGTCAGTGCACCCTGAGCTCCAGTCTGGATTCAACGGTCAGACTGCTGGACAAGAGCACCGGGGAAATGCTGGGAGA GTACACGGGACACAAGATGAAGGGCTATAAGCTGGACTGCTGCCTGTCCAGTAAAGACACCCACGTTCTGAGCTGCTCGGAGGACGGACACGTCTACTGCTGGGACCTGGTGGAG GGATCTTTGTCCTTGAAGCTGCGGGTGGGGAAAGCCGTGGTCCAGTCGTTGTCCTTCCACCCGACGGAGACCTGCCTCCTCACCGCCATGGAGGGGCAGGTCCAGGTGTGGGGGGCGGAgccagaggagacggaggaggacgAGATGGCCACATAG